From a single Ascaphus truei isolate aAscTru1 chromosome 2, aAscTru1.hap1, whole genome shotgun sequence genomic region:
- the EIF1B gene encoding eukaryotic translation initiation factor 1b — translation MSSIQNLNSFDPFADATKGDDLLPAGTEDYIHIRIQQRNGRKTLTTVQGIADDYDKKKLVKAFKKKFACNGTVIEHPEYGEVIQLQGDQRKNICQFLMEIGIVKEEQLKVHGF, via the exons ATGTCCTCTATCCAGAACCTCAACTCTTTCG ACCCCTTTGCTGATGCAACTAAGGGTGACGACTTACTCCCGGCAGGGACTGAGGATTATATCCACATAAGAATCCAGCAACGCAACGGCAGGAAAACTCTGACCACTGTGCAGGGCATTGCAGATGACTACGACAAGAAGAAGCTTGTAAAAGCTTTTAAGAAG AAATTTGCCTGTAATGGTACTGTGATTGAACATCCTGAATACGGTGAAGTCATCCAGCTTCAGGGTGATCAAAGAAAAAACATCTGTCAGTTTCTTATGGAG ATTGGCATTGTTAAGGAAGAACAACTGAAGGTCCATGGTTTCTGA